A stretch of Exiguobacterium sp. BMC-KP DNA encodes these proteins:
- the uvrB gene encoding excinuclease ABC subunit UvrB: MDFELVSPFEPGGDQPTAIEKLVTGLKQGERHQTLLGATGTGKTFTVSNVIKEIKKPTLVLAHNKTLAGQLYSEFKEFFPNNAVEYFVSFYDYYQPEAYVPSTDTFIEKDSSINDEIDKLRHSATSALFEREDVLIVASVSCIYGLGNPEEYNNHVLSLRVGNEMGRNEMLRRLIDIQYERNDIDFQRGRFRVRGDVVEIFPASRDEQCVRIEFFGDEIERIRDMDPLTGEIIADREHISIFPASHFVTGDTRLQKAIANIEKELEVQLAKLREDNQLLEAQRLEQRTNYDLEMMREMGYCSGIENYSRHLNLMPEGATPYTLIDYFPKDFLLVADESHVTLPQIRGMYNGDQARKQVLVDHGFRLPSAKDNRPLRFEEFEEKVSQAIYISATPGPYELEHSKEMVEQIIRPTGLVDPTIEIHPITGQIDYLMDNIRDRVAKNERVLVTTLTKKMSEDLTDYLKEHGVKVNYMHSEIKTLERIEIIRDLRLGKYDVLVGINLLREGLDIPEVSLVTILDADKEGFLRSDRSLIQTIGRAARNSEGHVILFADKVTDSMQRAIDETERRRAIQMAFNEEHGITPQTIKKDVRGVISTTIESDDTVEKLEKFNKLKKPERETLLEQLDQEMRQAAKDMQFERAAELRDLILELKAGA; the protein is encoded by the coding sequence ATGGATTTTGAACTCGTTTCACCATTTGAGCCAGGCGGTGATCAGCCGACGGCAATCGAAAAATTGGTGACTGGGCTAAAACAAGGCGAACGACATCAGACGTTGCTTGGGGCGACCGGTACAGGGAAGACGTTCACAGTGTCGAACGTCATCAAGGAAATCAAGAAACCGACGCTTGTCCTTGCCCACAACAAAACACTAGCGGGACAACTCTACTCGGAGTTCAAGGAATTTTTCCCGAACAACGCGGTCGAGTACTTTGTTAGTTTTTATGATTATTACCAACCGGAAGCATATGTCCCGTCGACCGATACGTTCATTGAGAAGGATTCCTCAATCAATGATGAAATTGACAAGTTGCGTCACTCGGCGACGTCCGCCTTGTTCGAACGGGAGGACGTCTTGATCGTTGCCTCTGTCTCGTGTATCTATGGTCTCGGTAACCCGGAAGAATACAACAACCACGTCTTGTCACTTCGTGTCGGTAATGAGATGGGGCGTAATGAGATGCTCCGTCGCTTGATCGACATTCAATATGAGCGAAACGATATCGACTTCCAGCGCGGACGGTTCCGCGTCCGAGGAGACGTCGTTGAGATCTTCCCGGCGTCGCGTGATGAGCAGTGTGTACGAATCGAATTCTTCGGTGACGAGATTGAGCGGATTCGTGATATGGATCCGTTAACAGGTGAAATCATCGCGGACCGTGAGCATATTTCAATCTTCCCGGCGTCCCACTTCGTGACGGGGGATACCCGTTTGCAGAAGGCAATCGCGAACATCGAGAAGGAACTTGAAGTGCAGCTTGCGAAGTTACGTGAAGACAATCAATTACTTGAAGCACAACGGCTCGAGCAACGGACGAACTATGACCTCGAGATGATGCGTGAGATGGGCTATTGCTCAGGAATCGAGAACTACTCGCGTCATTTGAACTTGATGCCGGAAGGGGCAACACCGTATACGTTGATCGATTACTTCCCGAAAGACTTCTTACTCGTTGCTGACGAGTCACACGTGACACTGCCGCAAATTCGCGGGATGTACAATGGCGACCAAGCGCGGAAACAAGTCCTTGTCGATCACGGTTTCCGTCTGCCTTCAGCAAAAGACAACCGTCCGCTACGGTTCGAGGAGTTCGAAGAAAAAGTCAGTCAGGCAATCTATATCTCGGCGACACCGGGACCGTATGAACTCGAACATTCAAAAGAGATGGTTGAGCAAATCATCCGTCCGACGGGTCTTGTTGATCCGACGATTGAGATTCATCCGATTACCGGACAAATCGATTATTTGATGGACAACATCCGCGATCGCGTGGCGAAGAACGAGCGTGTCCTCGTTACGACATTGACGAAGAAAATGTCGGAAGACTTGACCGATTATTTGAAGGAACACGGGGTCAAGGTCAACTACATGCACTCGGAGATCAAGACACTCGAACGAATTGAAATCATTCGTGACTTACGACTCGGGAAGTACGACGTCCTCGTCGGGATCAACTTACTTCGAGAAGGACTTGATATTCCGGAAGTTTCGCTCGTAACGATTCTTGATGCCGATAAAGAAGGTTTCCTCCGGTCAGACCGTTCACTAATCCAGACGATTGGTCGGGCAGCACGAAACTCAGAAGGTCATGTCATCTTGTTTGCTGATAAAGTCACTGATTCAATGCAACGAGCAATCGATGAGACAGAACGTCGTCGCGCGATTCAGATGGCATTTAACGAAGAGCATGGCATTACGCCGCAGACGATCAAAAAAGATGTCCGTGGTGTCATTAGTACGACGATCGAGAGCGACGATACCGTCGAAAAACTCGAGAAGTTTAACAAACTCAAAAAACCGGAGCGCGAAACGTTACTCGAACAGCTCGACCAAGAGATGCGTCAAGCGGCGAAGGACATGCAGTTCGAACGAGCTGCCGAGCTCCGCGACCTCATATTAGAATTGAAAGCAGGTGCCTAA
- a CDS encoding PDZ domain-containing protein has translation MRVELLDEIGWTAISLIASPTLWLALLVSWVIGIRRVKRERGLFRSRTHGKRSDVLETLLPGLLVGLILSVVSGWLGLTVTPQYALMLLGLSSVLLLIGIVRLNVPLWPIVLLGLAGWFVMDSRLDSVRAVDPKMILLLATVTLIAEVVLVWWRGQRRLSPSLVVSKRGRFIGGLSANKLWLLPLLVFVPGDVLETWWPRYSFPGLVPIIVWLPIGFSFLFTGKLPKELMRPLVQGRLITSLVAILLTVLAYVTGQAEWLYGIILLLVLHILLHQRVKRLNRAQTPLFLNGTRGAVILGTLPDKPAAEMGLIPGEAIYKVNGEKVDSEASFYEAIQKHKPYLRLEVMNHNGDIRFAQRAFYEQDHHELGILFVNEPAHGRTKVRSLH, from the coding sequence ATGCGCGTGGAATTACTCGATGAAATTGGTTGGACCGCGATTAGTCTCATCGCCAGTCCGACCTTGTGGTTAGCACTCCTTGTCAGTTGGGTCATCGGCATCCGGCGTGTCAAACGGGAGCGTGGTCTGTTCCGCTCCCGGACACACGGAAAACGAAGCGATGTTCTCGAAACACTTTTACCGGGGCTACTCGTTGGTCTTATCTTATCCGTCGTCAGCGGATGGCTTGGATTAACGGTGACACCACAATACGCTCTGATGTTACTTGGACTTTCAAGCGTGCTATTGTTAATCGGCATCGTTCGCTTAAACGTACCGCTTTGGCCAATCGTCTTACTTGGACTTGCCGGCTGGTTCGTGATGGATTCGCGTCTCGATTCAGTTCGCGCAGTCGATCCGAAGATGATTTTATTACTTGCGACGGTAACACTCATCGCTGAAGTTGTCCTCGTCTGGTGGCGTGGGCAACGCCGCCTGTCCCCGTCACTCGTCGTCTCGAAGCGTGGTCGCTTCATCGGTGGCTTGTCAGCAAATAAGCTTTGGCTCTTGCCACTGCTCGTCTTCGTTCCGGGCGACGTACTCGAGACATGGTGGCCACGTTACAGTTTCCCGGGACTCGTTCCAATCATTGTGTGGTTACCGATCGGCTTCAGCTTCCTCTTTACCGGTAAGTTACCGAAGGAGTTGATGCGTCCACTCGTCCAAGGACGTTTGATCACGAGTCTCGTTGCAATCTTGTTGACGGTTCTTGCATACGTCACCGGACAAGCTGAATGGCTGTACGGCATCATTTTGTTGCTCGTCCTGCATATTCTGTTGCATCAACGGGTCAAACGTTTGAACCGGGCACAAACACCGCTCTTCCTTAATGGAACGCGTGGTGCGGTGATTCTCGGGACACTTCCCGATAAACCGGCTGCCGAGATGGGCTTGATTCCGGGGGAAGCGATCTATAAAGTCAACGGTGAGAAGGTCGACTCGGAAGCGTCGTTCTATGAAGCCATTCAAAAACACAAACCGTATCTGCGTCTTGAAGTCATGAACCATAACGGGGACATCCGTTTTGCGCAACGTGCCTTCTATGAACAAGACCATCATGAACTCGGTATCCTGTTCGTGAACGAGCCGGCCCATGGTCGGACGAAGGTTCGGTCCTTACATTAA
- a CDS encoding S41 family peptidase, translated as MKKSTTAVIAVSTFGLGLGAGAVGMLAAGGTDSVSTSSSSSNATGDWKKIDQVRQMIEQNYLEDVTDKELLDGALSGMAEVLDDPYSVYMDESETASFNTNLSSSFEGIGATLEQKGESIVIVSPIKGSPAEKAGIKPGDVILEIDGKSTKGQKTDQAVKKIRGEKGTNVVLTIQRSGQDAMDITIKRDTIPIETVYTSTEDVNGKKIGVLQVTQFSEPTAEEFEKGLAKLESQNIDGLVIDVRGNPGGLLTAVSKMIASFIPTDVPIYQVENNKGERQQEFGKADEKKPYNIVVLEDGGSASASEILAAGLKEGAGAEVVGTKSFGKGIVQSAYDLKDGSDLKLTTNKWLTPDGNWIHKKGVKPTIEVKQPAYFNVTKILTDKKSLAVGDYGKSVENAHLVLEAIGYEPKGQDGYFGDTMKKAVEALQKDAKLDVTGKIDQQTAGEMETRLLKKLEDDKNDVQRKKALEVAAQ; from the coding sequence CGGTCAGTACCTTCGGGCTTGGTTTAGGGGCAGGTGCCGTCGGGATGTTGGCGGCAGGCGGAACGGATTCCGTCTCGACATCATCGTCTTCTTCGAATGCAACGGGGGATTGGAAAAAAATCGATCAGGTGCGTCAAATGATCGAACAGAACTATCTAGAGGACGTGACGGATAAAGAACTGCTGGATGGTGCGTTATCCGGGATGGCGGAAGTGCTCGACGACCCGTACTCGGTCTACATGGATGAGTCAGAGACGGCATCGTTCAATACGAATCTGTCGTCTTCGTTTGAAGGGATTGGGGCAACGCTTGAACAAAAAGGTGAGTCGATCGTCATCGTCTCACCAATCAAAGGCTCACCCGCTGAAAAAGCGGGCATCAAACCGGGCGACGTCATCTTAGAAATTGATGGTAAGTCGACAAAAGGTCAAAAGACGGATCAAGCGGTCAAAAAAATTCGTGGTGAAAAAGGGACGAACGTCGTCCTGACGATTCAGCGCAGTGGTCAAGACGCGATGGATATCACGATCAAACGGGATACGATTCCGATTGAGACGGTCTATACGTCGACGGAAGACGTCAACGGGAAGAAGATCGGTGTCTTGCAAGTGACACAGTTCTCGGAACCGACAGCAGAAGAGTTTGAGAAGGGTCTTGCGAAACTCGAGAGTCAGAATATTGATGGACTCGTCATCGACGTCCGAGGGAACCCAGGTGGTCTACTAACGGCTGTCTCGAAAATGATTGCATCGTTCATCCCGACGGATGTTCCGATTTATCAAGTAGAGAACAATAAGGGAGAGCGTCAGCAGGAATTCGGGAAGGCAGACGAGAAGAAACCTTATAACATCGTCGTGCTCGAAGACGGCGGATCGGCATCGGCGTCTGAGATTTTAGCAGCTGGTCTGAAAGAAGGTGCTGGGGCTGAGGTCGTCGGTACAAAATCGTTTGGTAAAGGAATTGTCCAAAGTGCCTATGACCTGAAGGACGGTAGCGACTTGAAGTTGACGACGAACAAATGGCTAACACCGGACGGCAACTGGATCCACAAAAAAGGGGTCAAGCCGACGATTGAAGTCAAGCAACCGGCTTACTTTAACGTCACGAAGATTTTGACTGACAAAAAGTCACTCGCAGTCGGTGATTATGGAAAATCGGTCGAAAACGCTCACCTGGTCCTTGAAGCAATCGGTTACGAGCCAAAAGGACAGGACGGCTATTTCGGTGACACGATGAAGAAAGCCGTTGAAGCCTTGCAAAAGGATGCGAAGCTTGATGTCACAGGAAAAATCGATCAGCAGACGGCGGGTGAGATGGAGACACGTCTCCTGAAGAAACTCGAGGATGACAAGAATGACGTTCAGCGGAAAAAAGCACTCGAGGTCGCTGCTCAATAA